The Cystobacter fuscus DSM 2262 region ACGACACCCAGGCGTCCGTCACCCTCGCCGGTGTCCAGGCGATGTACGAGCTCGGCGTGAGCGCGCTGACCGCCCAGCTCGACGGCCAGGACGCGGCGTCGCTGCTCTTCGTGGGAGTGGGCACGGGCGCGGAGTTGACGCCCTACACCCGCTTCGACGTGCCGGGCTGGCGCTTCACGGGCATCGATCCCTCCGAGGCCATGCTCGCCGTCGCCCGCAAGCGGCTGGAAGCCGAGGGGTTGCTCTCCCGGACGCACCTGCACGTGGGCGAGCTGCACACCCTGCCCCCCGGGCCTCCATTCGACGGCGCGCAGATGATGGGGGTGCTGCACCACGTGGAGGGCGAGGAGGCCCGGCTCGCGCTGCTGCGTGAGGTGACCCGGCGGCTCAAGCCCGGAGCCCCCCTCGTCCTGGGCTGCCGCGTCGGCATGGACCCCGAGCTGATGAACGTGGAGCTGCGGCGGTGGCGGGCGTATGGCCTCCCCCCGGAGTCGCTGGAGCATCGGCGCCAGGCCTTCGCGAAGATGCGGCCCATCGAGTCCGATGCCGCCTTGTTCGCGATGTTCGCCAAGGTGGGACTGGTGGCGCCGAGACCGATCTTCGTCTCGATCCAGTACAAGGTCTTCCTCGCGCGCTTCGAGCCCGGGGCCACGAGCTGAACCCCGGGCGGCGCGCCCTTGTGCCTCAGCGGCCCTTATAGACGGGCTTGCGCTTCTCGGCGAAGGCCTTGAGGCCCTCGAGCCGGTCCTCGGTGGCGAGCACCGTCTCGTAGTGCCGCAGCTCCAGCGCGAGCGCCGCGTCCAGCTCCAGCGACACGCCCTCGTCGATGGCGTGCTTGGCCGTGGCCACCGCCAGCGGCGCGTTCTCCACGATGCTCTCCGCGAGCGAATACGCCGTGTCCAACAGGTGCCCCTCGGGCGCCAGCCGGCCCACGAGCCCGATGCTGAAGGCCTCCGCCGCGTTGAGCCGCCGCCCGGTGAGGATGAGATCCTTGGCCCGCCCGGGGCCCACCAGCCGCGTGAGCCGCTGCGTCCCGCCTCCGCCGGGGATGATGCCCAGCTTCACCTCGGTGAGCCCCAGCTCGGCCGCGGGCGCCGCCACCCGCAGGTCACACGCGAGCGCCAGCTCCGTACCCCCGCCGAACGCCGCCCCGTTGAGCGCCGCGATGAACACGCAATCGCTCTTCTCGATCGCCCGCAAGGTGCGCCGCAACCCGTCCAGGAAGGCGCGCACCTCGGGCTCGCTCATGGTGCTCCGCTCCTTGAGGTCCGCCCCCGCGCAGAAGGCCTTGTCCCCCGCCCCGGTGATGATCACCGCGCGCGTGTCGTGCCCCTGAGACACCCGGCCCACCAGCGCCTCCAGCTCCGCCAGCATCGCCCGGCTGATGGCGTTGCGTCGCCCCTCGCCGTCAATGGTCCAGATCTCGATGGGCCCGCGTGCGTCGACCTTGAACTCCGCCATGTACCCCTCCCTGAAGACCGGCCCTCTACCGGGCCGCCACTCGGCCGCCAGCCTGCGGCGAGTCCTCGAACCTGACAAGGCGGAAACGGTTAGTGTTGGGGGTGATGCGAACCGCGCTCCCCAGCTCCCTCGTCCGCCGGGCTCCCTGGCTCCTCGCGAGCCTCGGGTCCCTGTTGCTCCTCCCCCTCGTGGCCGATGCCCGCGGCGGCGGGGGTGAGCACTACACCGCCCCCTCCCGGGACCATGACTCGGATGGCGGGGGTGGCGGCATTCCCATCTGGCTCATCTTCGAGCTCGTCCGGTTCACCTTCCGCTACCCGCACATCATGCTGCCGCTCATCGCGCTGTGCTGGGTGGGCTGGCACTTCTACCGCAAGAACCTCCACCCCACGGGCGCCACCCAGCGCGCACTCCAGCAGCGCGAGGCCGAGCATCGCACCACCTTCTCCTCCCGCGACGTGCAGGGCTGGGTCAACGCCCTGCGCCTCAAGGATCCTCAATTCGAGCCGCAAGCCCTGCTGGACAAGACGCGCCAGCTCTTCCTCCAGGTGCAGGACGCCTGGTTCCGGCGCGACATGTCCCCCGTGCGCCCCTTCCTCTCGGACGCCACCGCCCAGCGCTTCGACGTGCAGTTGCAGCTCTTGCGCGCCCAGGGCGTGCGCGACGCCATCACCGACATCCAGGTGATGGACGTGCAGCTCATCGGGCTCGACCAGAGCGAGTGGTTCGACACCGTGCACCTGCGCGTGCGCGCCCGGATGCGCGACAGCGACGTGCCCGCCACCGCCTCGGACGAGGAGGCCATCGCCGCCGCCCGGCGCGCTCCCCCCGAGGCCTTCACCGAGGTCTGGTCCTTCGTGCGCAAGCCCGGGGTGAAGACGCGCATCGGCGAGGATCTCTTCCAGGGCAAGTGCCCCAACTGCGGCGCCCCGTACAATGGCGGCGCCTCCAACCGCTGCGGCTACTGCGACGCCATCGTCAACTCGGGCAACTACGACTGGACGCTCTCGGAGATCACCCAGGGCATGGAGTACGTGCGCCACCACGCCCACGTGGACCACCTGCGCGAGGCGCGCGAGGCCGACCCCGCCCTCAACCTGCAGATCCTCGAGGACCGCGCCTCGCTCCTGTTCTGGAAGTGGGTGGACGCCCAGAGCCGCGCCAACACCCAGGGCCTGAACAAGGTGGCCGCGCCCGGGTTCATCTCCCGGCTCAAC contains the following coding sequences:
- a CDS encoding class I SAM-dependent methyltransferase, whose translation is MAHQHSDPSVHHIVPGFGADRAVHYDTQASVTLAGVQAMYELGVSALTAQLDGQDAASLLFVGVGTGAELTPYTRFDVPGWRFTGIDPSEAMLAVARKRLEAEGLLSRTHLHVGELHTLPPGPPFDGAQMMGVLHHVEGEEARLALLREVTRRLKPGAPLVLGCRVGMDPELMNVELRRWRAYGLPPESLEHRRQAFAKMRPIESDAALFAMFAKVGLVAPRPIFVSIQYKVFLARFEPGATS
- a CDS encoding enoyl-CoA hydratase-related protein, whose amino-acid sequence is MAEFKVDARGPIEIWTIDGEGRRNAISRAMLAELEALVGRVSQGHDTRAVIITGAGDKAFCAGADLKERSTMSEPEVRAFLDGLRRTLRAIEKSDCVFIAALNGAAFGGGTELALACDLRVAAPAAELGLTEVKLGIIPGGGGTQRLTRLVGPGRAKDLILTGRRLNAAEAFSIGLVGRLAPEGHLLDTAYSLAESIVENAPLAVATAKHAIDEGVSLELDAALALELRHYETVLATEDRLEGLKAFAEKRKPVYKGR
- a CDS encoding TIM44-like domain-containing protein: MRTALPSSLVRRAPWLLASLGSLLLLPLVADARGGGGEHYTAPSRDHDSDGGGGGIPIWLIFELVRFTFRYPHIMLPLIALCWVGWHFYRKNLHPTGATQRALQQREAEHRTTFSSRDVQGWVNALRLKDPQFEPQALLDKTRQLFLQVQDAWFRRDMSPVRPFLSDATAQRFDVQLQLLRAQGVRDAITDIQVMDVQLIGLDQSEWFDTVHLRVRARMRDSDVPATASDEEAIAAARRAPPEAFTEVWSFVRKPGVKTRIGEDLFQGKCPNCGAPYNGGASNRCGYCDAIVNSGNYDWTLSEITQGMEYVRHHAHVDHLREAREADPALNLQILEDRASLLFWKWVDAQSRANTQGLNKVAAPGFISRLNEDTEQLRQRRLRRVFLECAVGGVTTRGFDVVPDGFDQAHVEVRWSARMGQGPVDGKPPALPTVPQRWVFTLVRKHGARTNTDNGMSTSRCPQCNAALTDSAAISCDYCGTELGRGERDWVLASADPYESWDAREQRRFDAAPPRPRRAIALEGVTPVEPEPAPAPRHGDDIITDPQERQRLLYMMAALASADGQVDRTERKLLEDCARRWSVPWSNVEMAINAGPSLFTRLVQRGTPEAEVFLKNLVDMALVDGRIDRKERRMLEFAAGHLGLQDKLAALLSDH